The Fluviispira sanaruensis sequence AATAATATTAAATATTTAATATACTCAAGTGACATTATAACTTTTTCTTAAATCGAGATGAATATTCGCTTCATTGAAAATAGATTCAGAGCTTTATCTCAAATAAATACTCTCAATTAAGTAAGGAACACAATATTTTCTGTTTGGTAGACAAAGCTTCTTGAATACAAATCTAAAAAAGCACATAGATGAACATCAATAAGAAAAAATCTTGATTGCCACAGCCAATTATGTTTTTATACAAATGAAAATTTATTCATAACGAGCTTTGTCTTAAGCTTATGTAGGAAAGATAATTACATGCTTGTAAAAGATATGACAGAATTTAAGAAAATCATTGAGAATATAGAAAAAAATAAGGATTACATACGCCCCCAAGCATTTGCTATAGGCATCGCAACACTTGCTCAAAATGGCACTTTGCTTGATTGTTACTTTCCTTCACCAAATTTTCAAACAAACTTTGCAACTGCTGCGATCCTTGCAAATGTACTCGGTTATAAAAATGGCACGCATTCTTATCAACTGACAAATGAACAAATTACTGAAATATTAAGTTATTTCACACCATTTGCCAATGATGGCAAAGAACATGCCAACATCGAACTTTTAAAAAACTTGCAGAAAATCATGCAAAATCCAATTAAAAATCGGAAAGCTATTGTTGTTTCATTTATTACGTCTTCAGAAAATGATACCGGCCCAAAAAGTGTCCCAGACGCTTATCTGCGTTTGCACTTACTTAGCCACAGATTTGTAAAACCCCATTGTATAAATTTAACAGGAATCTTTAATATTTTGCCTAACGTTGTTTGGACATCAGAAGGCGCTATTGCTGCACAAGATTTAAATCTCAGAAAAATGGAAGCAATATGCGAGGGCCGCAATTTAGTCGTTCACTCCATAGATAAATTCCCTCGAATGACCGATTATGTTACCCCCACCGGAGTACGCATTGCAGATGCCTCTCGAGTTCGTCTAGGAGCTTATTTAGGAGATGGGACAACAGTTATGCATGAAGGTTTTGTCAATTTCAATGCCGGCTGCGAAGGTCCAAACATGATAGAGGGGCGCATCTCGGCAGGTGTCTTTGTTAAAAAAGGCAGTGATCTAGGTGGAGGATGCTCCACAATGGGCACATTATCAGGTGGTGGCAATATAATCATATCTATCGGTGAAAACTGTTTGCTTGGAGCTAACTCTGGTTTAGGTATTCCGCTTGGAGATCGCTGCACAATAGAAGCTGGACTTTATATTACTGCAGGTACAAAAGTTTTATTTAATAATACAATATTAAAGGCAAAAGATTTTGCTGGAAAAAATGATATTCTTTTCAGAAGAAATTCTCAATCAGGTTGTATAGAAGCTATTTCTAAAGCTAACTCAGTAGAATTAAATACTGAGTTACATAATAACTAAATTTTTATATTTTTTAGGATCAAATCATGACGATTCCTAATATACATAATTTTATAGTAACTAATTTGCTTTGCGCTGGAGTTGGTCGTCCTTATCTTGTAGACGAAGGCGTGGAAGCTAATAGAACTTGTAAACTTTATACATTAGAAGCTAAAATAAATTCTGTTAAGATAAGTAAAGCAGATACTCTAATTGATAACCATGAATTTTATTATACAAACCAAAGACTGATGAATTTTCATGAAATTATTGATTCATTATCAATACAAGGTAATTATATAAAACTTATAAGACAAGCGTTAAATTTTGAAGTAAATTTTCGGGATTATTTTCATCCAAGTTATTTCCAAAAGAATTTAAATACTAGGTATCTTGATAAGCTTAATCTTCAATCATTAGATCCTAAATTAATTAAAGCTATTTTAAGATCTAATGTAAGGCGAATAGAGGAAATCGCTAATAATGCAAGAAATGTCGCTTTTAATGCAAACAATCAATTAAATAATTATCAATATCAACATAATTTAGGAGATGCATGTCTTAATGATTTTGCAGATTCTATTAAATCATTAAACGATCCTTTTAGTTTAAGAATAGATGAAATATTTAAACCGCAAATTATAACTATTATAGACCATTGGAGGCACCTAACTTCTCTAAATGCCCCTGGATTGGGCGCTGGATTAAGGACACCAGGAGGTTGGTTCGCTCCTAAATATGGATTTACTGATGCTTGTAACGGATATATTCCAGATCCTAGAGCGTTGGCGAGATATCCAAAGGTAATTCATCAAAATATGACAGATGATGATCTTACTATTCCTTCAGCAGAAGCGATAAGAGAAAAAATTAGTCCTATACATAATAGCAGTTGGGTAAATAATTTTATTTATAATAATAATAATGTATTGACGGAATATCAATCTCGACTTGTTTTAGCTATGGCGGCTACTATGTGTTTTGCAAATGGAGCCAATAGAATACGTTATCAGCAAGAATATAATATGTTCATTAGTCAAATTAATTCAATTATATTCTTTTGTGGAAATATATTTGCAGCATTACATATTTGTTTATCTCAAGCACAAAATCCGCCATGCGTAATATTACAAAATCCTCCATTAATATTAAATTAGTAAATAGAGATTTAAGCATCTACAGAATTTTACAAAACTATCTTTTTTTACAGCAAATTCCTTTTATTTTTAAATATTCATTTAAGCGAAATAAAGCTTTTGCTGTCAAATAATATTCTGCATCTTCTTTTGGAATAAATACATTTTTATTTTCTAGAAGATCCTCTCGTTTCCATTGCACCACTTTATATTTATTCAAATGCAATGGTGGAACAAATACTTTACCAAAACCTTCCGTATAAACAGGCCATCGTCTCTGTTCAGAAAATAAAGAATCTGAGATAGTTTCAATCTGATTGATATTTAAAAAATCAAGAAGTGTTGGATAAATATCCGCCTGGCTTTTGCTTATATCTGTATTGAATGTATGCAAATTTAATTTTTTTAATACATTTTCAACTAATCCACCATGCATAACGAGGTTTGCCCTTGTTAACATATTCGCCAATTTATCAGGATTTTTGCTCTTATCCGAAAGAGGATATTCTAAATCAGGTATAAAATTCCCATGATCATTAACCATGATTAATAAAGATTGATCCCAAATTGTTGTATTAGATTTTTTATTCAATTTTCTATTTTTTAAATTATTGATAAATATTTCCAAGCTCAAATCTGTATAATATGTAGTTTTTTGCATATTAACTTCAGCCTTACTCAAAAGAGATTGATCCGGGTAAGTAAGATCATGCAACAAAGTAAATTCAGGGTGATTTGTCAAAGTCATAACAATATGCAACTGAACTTTGGGTTCAATAGTAACTAATGCATTGACTTTGTCAAACAAACTTTTATCAGATGCTCCCCACCAAGTCGACTCAGAATCTTTCGCAAAATCACCCAAACCGGTCATGAATTTAATCCCATGAGTCGTCCAAAATTTTTGAGTATCATCAAAACGCAAATCCCCAGCATACCAATAATAACTCTGGCTGTTAGTGAATTTTTCGTTCAATAATTCAGGAATGCAAACAGGATAATACTTAAATGTCCCTCTGAAAGCATCAGATGTTTCACCTGTCCAAGATCCACAAAGTGAGCCTTGTTGTCCAGCACGAGTCACGCCACCCACGGTCCATGCATTTGAAAAAG is a genomic window containing:
- a CDS encoding tetrahydrodipicolinate N-succinyltransferase N-terminal domain-containing protein, encoding MLVKDMTEFKKIIENIEKNKDYIRPQAFAIGIATLAQNGTLLDCYFPSPNFQTNFATAAILANVLGYKNGTHSYQLTNEQITEILSYFTPFANDGKEHANIELLKNLQKIMQNPIKNRKAIVVSFITSSENDTGPKSVPDAYLRLHLLSHRFVKPHCINLTGIFNILPNVVWTSEGAIAAQDLNLRKMEAICEGRNLVVHSIDKFPRMTDYVTPTGVRIADASRVRLGAYLGDGTTVMHEGFVNFNAGCEGPNMIEGRISAGVFVKKGSDLGGGCSTMGTLSGGGNIIISIGENCLLGANSGLGIPLGDRCTIEAGLYITAGTKVLFNNTILKAKDFAGKNDILFRRNSQSGCIEAISKANSVELNTELHNN
- a CDS encoding sulfatase-like hydrolase/transferase, whose protein sequence is MISLLSIFLLVSKNLISESSFFKRFSANIATKSVTENFIYLLFEQLSENDKYIRNLDSDYRILYRWRYKKDSTQVQISDDDIYNIIQDEPILTHNKIGAELKNQVQNSLSGKEPLYIWVILLESFKPQNGQWLYPKHEYSFTPYYDKLALSGLSFSNAWTVGGVTRAGQQGSLCGSWTGETSDAFRGTFKYYPVCIPELLNEKFTNSQSYYWYAGDLRFDDTQKFWTTHGIKFMTGLGDFAKDSESTWWGASDKSLFDKVNALVTIEPKVQLHIVMTLTNHPEFTLLHDLTYPDQSLLSKAEVNMQKTTYYTDLSLEIFINNLKNRKLNKKSNTTIWDQSLLIMVNDHGNFIPDLEYPLSDKSKNPDKLANMLTRANLVMHGGLVENVLKKLNLHTFNTDISKSQADIYPTLLDFLNINQIETISDSLFSEQRRWPVYTEGFGKVFVPPLHLNKYKVVQWKREDLLENKNVFIPKEDAEYYLTAKALFRLNEYLKIKGICCKKR